GAGTTTATCTTGTTGCTGCTATCTACTAGAAAATTTGTTCCAATATATTAACGCTAtgttttgttaaattttctcTTTAGGAAAATTCTGGCCTGGATAATGGTTCAATTGTTTATGGCTTTGCTTTTGTTGATTGTGCTGCTTTAAGAATTTGGGTTGGTTCCATCAATGATGATGTGTCCTCTGCTGCTCTGGGGGCTTTACTAATGCAAGTATGGTTAACGTACTGTTTCCTTTGTTTAATCTTTTTTCAAGCAAAGTCTAGCAAAtatgaatattaaaatttcGTGCTTTTATTGGGATTTGATTTTAGGTGTCACCCAAAGAAGTTATATATGAGAGTAGAGGTGAGCATTCTTCCCCCCACCCTGATGTTTGTGATTTGACCAGGGTTCCATTTCTGAAGTTTACATGAAAATAACTGCATAGTTGAAACTTAAATATTCAACTCCTGTAGGGCTGTCCAAAGAAGCTCAGAAAGCACTCAGAAAGTACTCATTAACAGGTCAGAATGTTGTTAAACTTTTCTGAATGCCAGACTACATATGAGTGGAGTATAACATTTAAGTGTTCCATGTAAACACACTAACATACATGCtttacaaattttgtatttccaTGTGAtagaataatgattaaatttGCCATCCTCTATctgtttaagcttttgggattaATGGCAATTTATCATAGTATTAGAGCATGTGATCTTGATCCTAAGTTCGAATCTTATTTCCATGTGTTAGGATTAGtggcaattttttaatttgaaaaaattaaaaatcccaTGTGTTGGGATCCACTTATTAAGGGGAAATGAGCCCACATGTGTGGGAAAGTGTTAAAATagtgattaaatgattaaaatggGTAACACACGAGctctactttttaaaatttagccaCATAAGCCACAAATTGAAGCTGTACCAAATGAAAAATAGTTAGGAAGAGTAATTCTGCAGCCACTTTTCTGCAATATAATTGACATTGATTTCAACTTTGGTGAATATGAGACGGTTagatatattttcttgtttgaaTTATGTTGTGATTTGAGAAAAAAGGTTGAGCTTTGACTTCAGCGTTATAGATGCTCTTTTTATTGTTCTCTGAAACCTGGAGAATAGTATGAGTTCTGTAGATGTGATTTCTACATTCATGTGTGTGACTTAAGTGGAATGAGAGCACAGGTTTCAAACCAGAGTTTTCTTTCGGCTGGTTTGGGTTTGGGAACTTTATATTTGAGAAGTTAATACTGAATTTTGGTACCGAGATGCATATTTATATGCTAATAAATCAATTATCTGCATACtgctttaccaaaaaaaaaaaaaaaatgctgcaTGATAATCAGTTTAGAATCCCACAATAAGTAGGATTGAATTATCAGGTTTGTTCATTGTAGGTCCAGCAACTGCACAAACAAGTCCAGTTCAGCCTATTACAGACTTCCTGGATGCTTCCGAAGTTAGAAATTTAATTCACTTGAAGGGATATTTCAAAGGATCTTCTAATTTGTGGGAAAATTTACTTGAAGGCGTAATGCACCATGATATTGCCTTATGTGCTCTTGGTGGACTCATTAGTCATCTGTCCAGGTTGATGGTAAGCTTGctattatccttttttttaagttaagaaTATGAAAAAAGTAAATGAGAGCGTCTATATGTGTTGTTTATAATGATTGTCCTGTGTCAATTACAGTTAGATGATGTTTTACGGAATGGAGATGTATTACCTTACCAAGTTTATAGGGGTTGCCTCAGAATTGATGGACAGACACTGGTTAATCTGGAGATTTTCAACAATAATGCTGATGGTAGTCCATCAGGCAAGTTCCTGCATCTCTTTCACTTCAAGCAAACTACTCTGGCATATGATGTCCTATATTTTGCATTAATTCTTAGTTATGTAATATCTAAAAGTTTAATACTCCTTGATTTTCAGGTACATTGTACAAATTTCTTGATAACTGTGTAACATCATCTGGTAAGCGGCTTTTAAGGAATTGGATTTGTCATCCACTAAAAGATACTGAAGGCATAAATAATAGGCTTAATGTGGTTGAAGATCTAATGGCAAATTCAGAAGTTATGTTGCTTGTTTCTCAAAATCTGAAAAAACTTCCAGACTTAGAAAGGCTGCTTGGACGGGTTAAGGCTAGTGTTCAGTCATCAGCTTCACTCGTACTGCCCTTGTTAGgcaaaaaatttttgaaacagCGAGTAAGTATTCTCTACCTTTTCCTTAAAATGGTAAatacatttccttttttttttaattgaatattatGCTTCAATAATTTAGGtgaaaatatataatgtttTGTGGTACAGGTTAAAGTATTTGGGTCACTTGTGAAAGGCCTTCGTATTGGATTGGATTTGTTAATGCTTTTACAGAATGAAGGGCATATAATTTCATCTTTGTCAAAAGTTTTTAAGCTTCCAATGCTAAGTGGTAGTAATGGGCTGGATCAGTTCCTTGCCCAATTTGAAGCAGCTGTAGATAGTGACTTCCCAAAGTACCAGGTAATGTTTCTTTATGCTTGTACATTTTTCAATAGAGGATGTAAGCTGaaattccttcttctttttattttttatttatttattttatttcaatttttaatagtaaaagaTTCCTGTgacaaatttgaaaatgttgCTGCAGCTAGCAATGGTTTATTTCtgtttgaatttttgaaaatttgtatgATTTGGAAAGTGCTTTTTCATTTTATCTTTTCAAAAAGGTTAGAAGTGTGTAATCAGCAATGCTGAATGAAATTCTGTCTCTTGTAGATCTTAGTAGGAGCCTTAGCAGTTGTATGTCAGTGGATATTGTGCACGATACACATTGTTTGAAGTCTTATTAGCAACATATTGCTTGCTCCCACCTTCAACTTGTTAATATTATCTAGGTATTATTTTCTGTTTGGATGTACTTGGacctaaatataatatattttttgagtaaattatTGCATACATAGCCTTTCTTTCTACCATATAGATCTATTAGTTCAAAACAGCTTTTCCATTCTTATGAATGAGCTTGTTTGGTGATAGTTTTACCAGGCAATGCATTAAATCAATATTTTGTAGTTGTTTAGCATCTTCACTATTGTATGCTCTCAAAATTTCTTATCCTTGAGTAATAATTTAAGTTTCCAGTGTTGTGGCTAACACTCAAGTGATATTATCTTGTTGCCAGAATCATGATGTAACAGATTCGGATGCTGAAACACTCTCTATTCTGGTTGAGTTATTTATTGAAAAAGCTACTGAATGGTTTGAAGTCATTTATGCCATCAATTGTATCGATGTACTAAGATCTTTTGCAGTCACTGCTAGTTTTTCATGTGGGCCTATGTCCAGACCTGTTATTTTGCCTCAATCTGAAAACATAACTATGGGCCAAGAGACCAGAGGACCAACACTTAAAGTTAAAGGGCTATGGCATCCATTTGCCCTTGCAGAGAATGGGGGAGTTCCTGTCCCAAATGACATAATCCTTGGTGAGGATACAGATGACTATCATGCCCGAACTTTGCTACTGACTGGACCGAATATGGGTGGGAAATCAACGCTCCTGCGTGCGACATGTCTAGCTGTCATACTGGCacaggtttttctttttctccctatGGGTGATTTTGTTGTTTATCACCTAGGTTCTTGGTCCTAGTGGAGGAAATAATctcatatattttaaaattctaggGCGTTCtacctataaattttttttaaaaaaagaaaaaaaagaaaaaaaaaaaggatgttcTGTTTTGGGGTCAACTcatgtatatattttaatctATGTTGACTTGCAGCTGGGTTGTTATGTACCCTGCGAGATGTGTGCTCTCTCACTTGTGGATATCATCTTCACTAGGCTTGGAGCTACTGATCGAATCATGACTGGAGAGAGTAAGTGCGCCTTAGccaaagaaaaatttttaattgttatgGATTGATTCAATCTTTGTGATCTGAAGTTTTCTGTGCAAGAATTTGACATGCTGGACCATTTAACTGTTGGATTCTGTCATTAATTATCATGCTATGAATGGGAGTGGGTATGTGGGTTTTGATAGTAAGGTAGTCATAGTGCTGGGTGTTTGCAGTTGATTTGTAAATACCTTTGGTGGTTGGACCTGGTGGTGTTATTTAGGTGGTTTTTATTAGGTTCAAttgcaaagcaaaaaaaaaaaaaaaaaacaaaacaaacaaacaagaactGCTGGAAGGCTTAATGAAGTAACGCAAGTTACTTTTTGTTTAAAAGTTTTGTAGTTTGACcatcaaacctttttttttttttttgggggggggggggggggggggggtggggggtgtggtgtcaaaaagaaagaggaattCAAAACTAACAGAAGCAGAACAATAAATTAGTTATCCCTGCCCAAAGCAACTCTAACCACTTGGGGAAATTCCTCTCTCAGAGCCCATTTAGCAAGCCAGTCAGCAACAACATTAAAATCTCACCTAATATCTCTGACTATTTGATAATCTTCCCTGCATGGCTTTTGTTCGGCATGGTAACAGCTTCAATAATATTCAAAGGGACACAACTTGTCTGATAGCCAAGGCTTTGGCTACTGCAGGAGAGAGAGCATCAAAACTTTCACTCAATAATGCTTCACAGCTGCTCACTTTTATTTGATTGTACAAATATTTGTGGTGATAAAATACTTCATACTATAAGACTGAACAATCAATTGCTGGACTTCAGTAAAGCGGcttccatgcatatgcatgggctATCATTTTGAGGGTCTTAAAATAATATCAAGCAAACTGCATCCTTCTAATATATTGGACTTTAAATCCAAATCTTGTGTTTTGTAGAATTAATGCAACGTAGATTGAAACTCATTCTCACAGACATGGATAAGGGTTTGTATGTGTAAGGACCTTTTGAATTGCAAAGTGATTTTGGAAACAATGTCAATCTTTTGTAGGTACATTTTTTATTGAGTGCACAGAAACAGCATCAGTTCTTCAAAATGCGACTCAAGATTCATTGGTTATTCTTGATGAACTGGGTAGAGGAACAAGCACTTTTGATGGATATGCCATTGCTTATGCGGTGAGATTTTTCTCTTTAATGACTGGTCTTTTGCCccctttctttgttttctcatCTTATCCTCAGAAATTAGTATACAAATTTCTAACTTTCAATTAGAATATCTTTAAACATCTTTGGTTCTATTGAAACTATTTGGCTTTTCTAAGTAGTCAATTTGAGAGAGGCTTGTAATATGTTTAAAAATGATGTATACATATAACAAGTTACAAACTTATAAATATCTGCATGTATTGTATGCTCAAGCATAGTTTGACTATAGGCTTCCTACTCCAAATGGACCTAAGCAATTAAATCAGggtaaacatatataaaatgttccgctacttatttattttaaatcagGGGTGGCAACAACTGAAAGAAAGCAAATGTAAGatataatgaaattatttttacacatcaaaacaacaaagaaatgaaattacTTTTACAGTCACAGGCACACATACACATATCATGCAAGGGGATGGTAGCTTCGAGGGCGCATGTTATTAGCTTAAACCAAGTAGGATATGAAATTCCTGTCCTATTATTCTATATAGCCACTAATGCCTCTTGTAGACTACTAATAGTTCTAAGGTGATTGTATACTCCTGTGTTATTAACCATTTGATTTATAAGTGTTCTATGTGCCATAGTTGACTATGTTTTACTTTTGATGTGTGTTCATTTCAATGGAATTAACCTTTAATACTTGTCCAGGTATTCCGCCATTTGATCGAAAAAGTTAATTGTCGACTACTATTTGCTACACACTACCACCCACTTACAAAGGAATTTGCTTCTCATCCGCATGTTACCCTGCAACATATGGCCTGTGCTTTTAAGTCAAAATCTGAATGCTATTCTAGAAGTGAGCAGGAGCTTGTTTTTCTATACCGGCTTACATCTGGAGCCTGCCCAGAGAGCTATGGGTTGCAAGTGGCAATGATGGCTGGAATCCCAGAAAGGGTGGTTGAAGTTGCATCAAAGGCTGGACTAGTGATGAAAAATTCTCTTGGAGACAGTTTTAGAACAAGTGAACAGAGATCAAAGTTCTCAACTCTCCATGAAGAGTGGTTGAAGATGCTAATAGCAGTCTCTGATACTGGAGATAGTAATTTTGATGACACTTTCGATACGTTGTTTTGCTTGTGGCATGAGCTAAAAAGCTCGTATGGATCGGGTaactaaaaagaaaagcatGGGAACGCGTtgtaaatatcaagttttgaaATGATTATTACATTAAAATAGCAATGTGAGTACTGGCTTTAACGTTTCAGCCACTTTATCGggtgttaaaattttttgtaggtTTGTGATCACTTAACAGAACTGAATAAATCAGGAGTTATAAATGTATAAATCTATTAAGTATCATTTTTAACCataaaaattaagtaataaGTTAGTTAAGCgagataattcaaaaaattagcaACTTGTTTAGAGAATAATCCAGCGGTCCCTTTCAATGTTTCTTGCCTAATTCACCCTGACAGAGTCAAAAGACAAAAAACCGAATCCAAGCATGCCTTAATAAATTACTCATTTCGTCACTTCCTGACCACAACATTTCCATACACAACACAACTACCAAAAATATTCCCCCCACTTCCATAGTTCCATTCctaatcgttttttttttttttttttcctttttcc
This DNA window, taken from Quercus robur chromosome 2, dhQueRobu3.1, whole genome shotgun sequence, encodes the following:
- the LOC126715257 gene encoding DNA mismatch repair protein MSH7, which translates into the protein MQRQKSILSFFQKPSPESNGSGAGNELGKQRVPAKQEKQNGVALNQAANDTVMDSSLEIRGTDTPPEKVPRQIFPAMSTGSEDGRGSSLFSSIMHKFVKVDDRKKATESNHSHGEQHPQKGNIVNSNGAVDQGCVLHIESDDDIPRPETPGMQPLVPRLKRSQEDSPKFDSSKRLKLLQDTTVLNKNHTEVTDTISKFEWLDPARIRDANGRRPGDPLYDRKTLYIPPDALKKMSASQKQYWSVKSQYMDIALFFKVGKFYELYELDAEIGHKELDWKMTLSGVGKCRQVGISESGIDDAVQKLVARGYKVGRVEQLETSDQAKARGANSVIQRKLVQVVTPSTATDGNIGPDAVHLLAIKEENSGLDNGSIVYGFAFVDCAALRIWVGSINDDVSSAALGALLMQVSPKEVIYESRGLSKEAQKALRKYSLTGPATAQTSPVQPITDFLDASEVRNLIHLKGYFKGSSNLWENLLEGVMHHDIALCALGGLISHLSRLMLDDVLRNGDVLPYQVYRGCLRIDGQTLVNLEIFNNNADGSPSGTLYKFLDNCVTSSGKRLLRNWICHPLKDTEGINNRLNVVEDLMANSEVMLLVSQNLKKLPDLERLLGRVKASVQSSASLVLPLLGKKFLKQRVKVFGSLVKGLRIGLDLLMLLQNEGHIISSLSKVFKLPMLSGSNGLDQFLAQFEAAVDSDFPKYQNHDVTDSDAETLSILVELFIEKATEWFEVIYAINCIDVLRSFAVTASFSCGPMSRPVILPQSENITMGQETRGPTLKVKGLWHPFALAENGGVPVPNDIILGEDTDDYHARTLLLTGPNMGGKSTLLRATCLAVILAQLGCYVPCEMCALSLVDIIFTRLGATDRIMTGESTFFIECTETASVLQNATQDSLVILDELGRGTSTFDGYAIAYAVFRHLIEKVNCRLLFATHYHPLTKEFASHPHVTLQHMACAFKSKSECYSRSEQELVFLYRLTSGACPESYGLQVAMMAGIPERVVEVASKAGLVMKNSLGDSFRTSEQRSKFSTLHEEWLKMLIAVSDTGDSNFDDTFDTLFCLWHELKSSYGSGN